The Oreochromis niloticus isolate F11D_XX linkage group LG15, O_niloticus_UMD_NMBU, whole genome shotgun sequence genome includes a region encoding these proteins:
- the sod2 gene encoding superoxide dismutase [Mn], mitochondrial: MLCRAGQIRRCAASLSHTISKVAASRQKHTLPDLTYDYGALEPYVSAEIMQLHHSKHHATYVNNLNVTEEKYQEALAKGDVTTQVALQPALKFNGGGHINHTIFWTNLSPNGGGEPQGELMEAIKRDFGSFQKMKEKMSAVTVAVQGSGWGWLGFDKDSGRLRIAACANQDPLQGTTGLTPLLGIDVWEHAYYLQYKNVRPDYVKAIWNVVNWENVSERLQMAKK; this comes from the exons ATGCTTTGCAGAGCTGGACAAATACGCAG GTGTGCAGCCAGCCTCAGCCACACTATTAGCAAGGTAGCTGCATCGAGGCAGAAGCATACTCTCCCTGACCTGACATACGACTATGGTGCCCTGGAGCCCTACGTCAGTGCAGAGATCATGCAGCTGCATCACAGCAAGCACCATGCTACATATGTCAACAACCTAAATGTTACAGAAGAGAAGTATCAGGAGGCTCTTGCAAAGG GAGACGTGACAACACAGGTTGCTCTCCAGCCTGCCCTCAAGTTTAATGGAGGCGGCCACATTAACCACACCATCTTCTGGACAAATCTCTCTCCAAATGGTGGAGGTGAACCACAAG GAGAGCTAATGGAGGCAATCAAACGGGACTTTGGCTCCTTTCAGAAGATGAAAGAGAAGATGTCTGCTGTTACGGTGGCTGTACAGGGCTCAGGCTGGGGGTGGCTTGGCTTTGACAAGGACAGTGGAAGACTTCGCATTGCTGCTTGTGCTAACCAGGATCCTTTGCAGGGGACAACAG GTCTCACTCCCCTCCTTGGTATTGATGTATGGGAGCATGCTTACTACCTTCAATACAAGAATGTGCGACCTGACTATGTGAAGGCTATCTGGAATGTAGTCAACTGGGAGAACGTGAGTGAGCGTCTTCAGATGGCCAAAAAGTAG
- the wtap gene encoding pre-mRNA-splicing regulator WTAP, with translation MTNEEPLPKKVRLSESDMKTLTREELCARWKQHEAYVQVLEAKYAELCSNDVPGLKESEEKLKQQQQESARRENILVMRLATKEQEMQECTTQIQYLKQVQQPSVAQLRSSMVDPSINLFFLKMKAELEQTKDKLEQAQNELSAWKFTPDSQTGKKLMAKCRMLIQENQELGRQLSQGRIAQLEAELALQKKYSEELKSSQDELNDFIIQLDEEVEGMQSTILVLQQQLKETRQQLSQTQGSSAGAGPSRTSPTASSSCAEQSAQAEQAGAPSEPMGKDYGRVSNGPSNGSSSQRSETTTPSLYREVSSTEEDFPMSPMVSSPGEAETKLSNHSEEVTGSQTAAGRVGGPVGFGSQLSAGYESVDSPTGSETSLTQHSNDTDSTTDPHEDKAALVTKGSRTAGSRHTQNGLDTGTSDGAVL, from the exons ATGACCAACGAGGAGCCTCTACCCAAGAAA GTTCGCCTTAGTGAATCGGACATGAAGACTCTGACCAGAGAAGAGTTGTGTGCAAG GTGGAAACAGCATGAAGCCTATGTCCAGGTCTTGGAGGCGAAATATGCGGAGCTATGTT CCAATGACGTTCCAGGGCTGAAGGAGTCGGAGGAAAAGctcaagcagcagcagcaggaatcCGCGCGGAGGGAAAACATCTTGGTCATGCGACTTGCCACCAAGGAGCAGGAAATGCAAGAGTGCACA ACGCAGATCCAGTACCTCAAGCAAGTCCAGCAGCCGAGCGTGGCCCAACTGCGGTCGTCCATGGTGGACCCATCCATCAACTTGTTTTTCCTCAAAATGAAGGCTGAACTGGAACAGACTAAAGACAAACTGGAGCAGGCCCAAAATGAACTGAGTGCCTGGAAATTTACACCTGATAG CCAAACAGGGAAGAAACTGATGGCCAAGTGTCGAATGCTGATTCAGGAAAACCAGGAGTTGGGCCGGCAGCTGTCCCAGGGACGCATCGCCCAATTGGAGGCTGAGCTGGCCCTCCAGAAGAAGTATAGCGAGGAGCTTAAGAGCAGCCAAGACG AGTTGAATGACTTTATCATCCAGCTAGATGAGGAGGTGGAGGGGATGCAAAGCACCATCCTCGTCCTGCAGCAACAGCTGAAAGAGACCCGTCAGCAGCTCTCCCAGACTCAAGGGTCTTCAGCTGGAGCAGGACCCAGTAGGACTTCACCCACTGCTTCCAGCTCATGTGCTGAACAATCCGCTCAGGCCGAGCAGGCCGGCGCACCCTCTGAACCAATGGGTAAAGACTACGGAAGGGTCTCCAATGGTCCAAGCAATGGCAGCTCATCCCAGAGGAGCGAGACCACTACACCCAGCCTGTACCGAgaggtcagcagcacagaggaaGACTTTCCCATGTCCCCCATGGTCTCAAGCCCTGGCGAAGCTGAGACCAAACTCTCCAACCACTCAGAGGAAGTGACAGGGAGTCAGACTGCTGCTGGCAGAGTTGGAGGACCTGTGGGTTTCGGTAGCCAGCTGAGTGCGGGATACGAGAGCGTGGACTCTCCGACAGGCAGCGAGACATCATTGACTCAGCACTCGAATGACACAGACTCCACCACCGACCCCCATGAGGACAAGGCTGCCCTGGTGACCAAGGGCAGCAGGACTGCTGGGTCACGGCACACTCAGAACGGCCTGGACACCGGCACAAGCGATGGTGCAGTTTTGTAA
- the acat2 gene encoding acetyl-CoA acetyltransferase, cytosolic: protein MSTDSVVIVSAARTPIGSLNGALSTVPLHDLCSAVIKDVLKRAGVKPDEVSEVIMGHVLTAGHGQNPTRKASVGAGIPYPVPAWSCQMVCGSGLKAVCLGAQSILTGESTVVVAGGMESMSRAPHTVHMRAGVKMGDASLQDSMVADGLTDIFHCYHMGITAENVAKQWGVSREEQDRFAVQSQSRTEAAQKARYFDQEIVPIMVPSRKGPVEVKVDEFPRHGSNMDSMSKLKPCFVKDSSGTVTAGNASGINDGAAATVLMSQSEAARRGIKPMARIVSWAQAGLDPSIMGTGPIPAIRKAVEKAGWQLDQVDLFEINEAFAAQSVAVVKELGLNEEKVNVSGGAISLGHPIGMSGCRVLVTLLHALQRTGGRKGIASLCIGGGMGIAMCVERV from the exons ATGAGTACCGACAGTGTCGTTATCGTTTCTGCTGCCCGGACGCCGATTG GGTCCTTGAACGGTGCTTTATCTACGGTGCCTCTACATGACCTGTGTTCAGCAGTGATCAAGGACGTCCTGAAGCGGGCTGGGGTGAAACCAGATGAGGTTTCTGAGGTTATCATGGGACATGTCCTAACAGCAG GTCATGGGCAGAATCCAACACGTAAAGCCAGTGTTGGAGCAGGTATCCCCTACCCTGTCCCGGCCTGGAGCTGCCAGATGGTGTGTGGCTCTGGGCTAAAGGCTGTGTGCCTGGGAGCTCAGTCCATCCTGACTGGAGAGTCCACTGTGGTGGTGGCAGGAGGCATGGAGAGTATGAGCAGG GCTCCTCATACAGTGCATATGAGAGCAGGAGTGAAGATGGGCGATGCCTCCCTGCAGGACTCCATGGTGGCAGACGGCCTGACGGACATCTTCCACTGCTACCACATGGGAATCACAG CCGAGAATGTTGCAAAGCAGTGGGGTGTCAGTCGGGAGGAACAGGACAGGTTTGCTGTCCAGTCTCAGAGCAGAACAGAAGCTGCACAGAAGGCGAGGTACTTTGATCAGGAGATTGTCCCCATCATGGTGCCATCCAGAAAAG GTCCAGTGGAGGTGAAGGTTGATGAGTTTCCTCGGCATGGTAGCAACATGGACAGCATGTCAAAACTCAAACCCTGCTTCGTCAAGGACAGCAGTGGCACTGTCACCGCAGGAAATGCTTCAG GTATAAATGATGGAGCAGCAGCAACTGTCCTGATGAGCCAATCAGAGGCTGCACGGCGTGGCATAAAACCAATGGCCAGAATTGTATCCTGGGCTCAAGCTGGTCTCGACCCTTCTATCATGGGAACGGGACCAATACCAGCTATTAGGAAAGCG GTTGAGAAAGCGGGCTGGCAGCTGGACCAGGTCGACTTATTTGAGATCAATGAAGCATTTGCTGCACAGTCAGTTGCTGTGGTCAAAGAGCTTGGCCTGAATGAAGAAAAG GTGAATGTGAGCGGTGGTGCCATTTCTCTGGGCCATCCTATTGGCATGTCTGGCTGCAGAGTGCTGGTGACCTTGCTGCATGCTCTCCAGAGGACCGGAGGCCGTAAGGGAATTGCATCTCTCTGCATTGGTGGAGGAATGGGTATCGCCATGTGTGTTGAAAGAGTCTGA